In Vulpes lagopus strain Blue_001 chromosome 1, ASM1834538v1, whole genome shotgun sequence, a genomic segment contains:
- the LOC121486820 gene encoding transmembrane protein 217-like has product MRQQRWFGMNARMGTVLSGVFTIVATEMYLIFEQKYIRRNDCIDNYLQTQSASVTVNEFIICWTFSIVFFLSFVTIIISCFLLYSVYAQIYRGLVTYIIWIIFYETVNIVVQILTNNDSVTEEVRAVRWFGLLSRIFMHCFWLFYVISYAHIIYKSQNQGNIISYNRRISTGNGEFLRLKSKIVNFTHRYSE; this is encoded by the coding sequence ATGAGACAGCAGCGTTGGTTTGGGATGAATGCCAGGATGGGCACCGTGTTATCAGGGGTCTTTACCATTGTGGCCACCGAGATGTACCTTATCTTTGAACAGAAGTACATAAGGAGGAATGACTGCATTGACAATTACCTACAGACCCAGAGTGCAAGTGTCACGGTAAACGAGTTCATCATCTGCTGGACTTTCAGTATTGTCTTCTTCCTGTCTTTCGTTACAATCATCATCAGCTGCTTCCTCCTATACTCAGTATATGCCCAAATATACAGGGGCTTGGTGACCTACATCATCTGGATCATTTTCTATGAAACTGTAAACATTGTAGTACAAATCCTTACCAACAATGACTCTGTCACTGAAGAGGTCAGAGCTGTACGCTGGTTTGGCTTGCTGTCCCGTATATTCATGCACTGTTTCTGGCTATTCTATGTCATCTCCTATGCCCACATAATCTATAAAAGTCAAAACCAGGGCAATATAATCTCCTACAATAGACGTATTTCTACAGGCAATGGAGAGTTCCTACGACTGAAATCAAAGATCGTCAACTTTACCCACCGCTATAGCGAATAA